caaaggatccatccaaaggggtgtcaatcttgcttattccgaaaggaaacattaaaccctccacaattagatgcggtaagctgaattttgctcctctcagtttaggtagggcagaagcaacagagggatcgttaagaagatcatgggtgctaggaagtggaggtaaatcatgtattcattggataggaaacggagggggagaagggagacgcatatagaaaaatttgtgacgttattccccctgaggaggaattcggttgaacaaaatagcctttggacgagattggaatttaaaaacaccaacatttactcgacgaggaatgaagaagtgatgaaaaagacgaggagacaagggaaaatttaacagtttagataccccaataaaacccataagaatagaaaagaattgagggacaaactggttgagtgaaatattaaaataaaggcTAACATTACAgaaaaagggtgaagaggaaatcggaaaccttgtagaacttggtctcgaaagatagatatacaccctaaaggaggaagatgtggaccctCGTGGGAAGCGGGACggattatataagaaggaaaatcataggtcgcctgtaagtccacttcttctataTCTATAAGGTTGGAAACACACGAGAGAAACCATGCAGGAGGAGAAGCTGCCATAGAGAGATGataaaagaaagaggaatcaaggaagaggaaaagagatggaggaaagcagaagaaaacttcgtaaacccttgtttttctttcgaccctgtgctaaaacccccaaacagaaatagcataagaaaagaagaaaaggaaagataCTTAGAATTtcaatcgtcataaatgagtgatagtagtaaaagataaaatcaaaagaaagaggtaaagttaagtaatcttcctcgaaaaatgtgtAAAGTTTCCCTAGAAACAATTCTTAAGAAAGCTTGACggatataaagaaaaattagTCCAGTAATTATAAGTTCAGGTTATTGGTGTTATAAAATAAGACAAAAGTTAAGCGCAAGGTATTAGTTAACAGACAGGACTTGAGGCCCATAGAAATGAATCGGGCGATTCTGATAGATCGGCCGAGACAAAGACCACCCAAATATGTTGACCGAAAGTCCATCATGATAAGTTAAATGATATACACTGTGATAAAACCATAAGAAACTTGATTAATACATAAAATAACATATGAAGATATAGATGTAAatcaatcaagtaaaataaatcgaTCGATATTGAGAATATCATAGTAAAACTACACCAGATCGGACGAGATATAATTAGTTTATAAAATATCGGGCGGTACTTATCAACCTTGATATATACCGCCCGGTCATGAGGAAACAATCTAAAACATAATAATCTATTAGGTGAGGTTGTATGACGACCTATCAAAcaacatttgacatatttaaacaaaAACATATGACTGTCATAAAAAAGAGTGGAATTTACAGAGAAAAGGGGATAACCAGCGTCACATAAGTTTGTCAGATTGTCATCATAGAGTTTTGGATCCActtttttacaagaatttgaacTTAAATCAAACTAAAGTCAGCTGAGGGTATagatcagggggtttgttctcaataagtctgcgacgatttaagaaattaggaggagggtcacgagataagtagctctcctctcttaattgctgaatcgccccttgagctcccgcagtaaaggctgataagatagacttcacgatcggcctattgaattcaggagattcgAGCATGGCAGTGGCCCGTTCCTtgtaacgagtatcttcgttcgctttgtagaccaccaaagccatttgggaagtcttcagttcatcTTCTTTGACAGAAACCTCGGTCTTAACTGAAgtaagggaggtgttcaaggaggttatttcatcttcctttagCTGCAGAGCTTTAAGTTTTTcagccaattctgcttcataattagcCTTTAGCTCGTCAATTTTAGAAGTCAATTCTTGGTTGAGGTTCGTAGCCAATTTGAATTGTGTttgaagactttcaatctgagcttcaagttgtttcttggcagCAGTGGAAAACgtggcagaagataactcagtaaccTTTTGTCTCAGCCTATCATTCTCAGATCTTAATCtcttgttctcgttgtataaattgtgcatcaGTCGGGATAAACCCATGTTCTCTATCCATCGCTAGAGATATAATAAAGGGTCATGAGATAATtgctaaaaaatagaaaatagacgTTAGTAGACATACCTGATTCTCCCTATGAGAGAAACGATCAATTGTTTCAGGAGTAttaagttcttcaaaaatgggacgaACTTTATCCCAAGCGCCAGCAAAGGAACCTCCTAAAAGTATGGGTAGaacaggaatagtagaagaaccagcagaaaaggaggaagtaggaatagatggaggagcaaacACTAAATAAGAAGAATGTGAGGAAGGTAAAGACCCAGAAGTTGGATTAGATAGAGGAAAAGTGAAAGAGACATCACCAGAAGCACTGGCATTAGAGAAAGGTGAAGCAGGAAAAGTGAGAGAAGGGTAGATTTCGGCCAACGTGGGTTCGTCAGAAGGAGGGTCAGCAGGAATGAAACCTTCTGAAACCTGTTCATCAGCCGGAAGGACAAGCCTCCTTTTGGATGGAGGGATTCTGGTAAGTTTACGCCCCGGACGTTTGCCGGTGACAAGTTCAACCATTGATTTATGGGGGCTACCGGAAGATGTGAGTTCAATGAGGGGAAGAGGAGCAGATGAAGAAGTAGCAGTAGCCATTGGGGAAGTAACGGTGGGTAAAGAAATAGCAAGGATCTCCATAGAAGGACCTTCAGAAGcctcaagagcttcaagaaccccTAAAGAACTGGGTGCCTCCGCTAAAGGAGCCGGCTCCTCGATTGAAGGAGGAGGaataatagcagccagaagttcgACTTCTTTTGCACGAATGGcatcctcttccagacgtagttcttcgtcaatcaaagcatcatagaagctatccactacatagaaaagaaaaatagtttagttagttaaaaataagaagaaagaaataaggtgttacctaaaggaactcgagtatcaggtttgacgggacTTAAGCCAAATAGGTATAGGagatcgactctcagccacttgggaatagaaagtcggtggtttaataacttctcacagtaaacaggaaaggaaggatgaagatgaaactccttgacgtcgggcaagggaggcaagaaggatttccaggcataagaccaaggaatgaGTCCTGGAAACTTCAGAAAGAAAAAACGGGATTTCCAGGCtttaagagacgagggcatatcctcaaaaagaaccattttagtccatgaatgaaacaagaaaacacccggttctgaacatttgggataagaaaacatgaagaaattttaaggagtaggaggaatatcccgcaAACAAAACAGCAtataagtaccgcatagataacgaaatgcattgGGGGTaaactgttgcaaaggaatatcaaaatactggcttatttcaatcaagaaaggaggaatgagaaaccttaaacctcctatcaactgatccctgaaaaaGATTATGCAATTAacagggggacgatgaggatgatcatccggttttgggattatgatgccatactctcgaggaatttcatactgacgacggatggctagcctcgcatttttatcaaaggaagaagacatatggacataccaaggagcaattgcttcctcagccatggacaaaagtataggctagtgaaacaatagattacttactgaagacaagaaaggtGATCGCTgagaaacggtgagcacggggtttggttgaagactgcaacaagaaaagaactctagagaagagaaaagaagggacaaagtttaaaaggagacgaagggtttagggtttgaaaagcacACAATCGTGTCACGTGGCGGTGACACATGCAGACGCTGAGAGAAAGGCAAGAGGCCTAcgtgacgtggcggtcagaaaaagtatgtgtcataccatcataaaaaacatttatattggatgtgatggatcggatcacgctggggttggtaacgcctcggggtacgcttctaacattctctcacccaaaGAAGAGCCAATCACCATCTAGGAAGCTTcgaacactacaaaaaaattggACATTAGGATCAAAATATTAGCAACGGTTGATGAAGCGGTTGTAAAAGCATACCCAATAGAATCGGTCAAGTGTAACCGCTCTTAAAACTGCTTCAATTGAATTTTTTTGAAGCGGTTGGTAAACCGTTGCTATTGGACACATATAGAACCGGTTATTAGAACCGTTTCTATATGTTTCTTTTAGAAGCGGTTCTAAACCGCTTCTAAAGGTTACATACGACCGCTTCTAAAGGGTACATacgagattaataaaaaaaacatgctCGCATATCATATTATTTTCACAATTTCAGCAAACCTTTCTATTTCGGCGACCCTCTTTGTTCTAGCGACCTTCTCTTTCTATCGACCATCTATGTTCCAACGATCCTTTCTATTCTAGTGACCCGTCAGATTAATTATACCCTAACATCATCCTTCGACATCCACATCATAAATCACCTTTGATTTTGTTTCTCAAGGTAATTTCTTGGTTTAGTTTTCATATGGTGACAATGTTTTTATATGTTAATGGTGATAAAAATTATAATCGATTAGGGTTTAATTTGTGTTGGCCGGTAGATTTGTAAATTTTTCCAATAAATtcctttaatttaatttgtcTTTTTCTACAAGTTATCcgtattatttttaagtttattatTGTAGTTTGCTTACAGCGTGTCTATGATGCTAAACTTCATTTCATATTTTTGTTCTCTAAGTTGAATAATATCATGGATTTCTCATAAGACgattagcatatatatatatatgattttttttttcttttaaaatccttctatttatatattttaaattttatatttaggaattgtatttatatatatgtttgttgaattctttgaaattttatctacaaagtttctgtaattttgaTAAATCTTGTTTCAATGTgttaacttttataaattattaaacAACATCAAATTTGCAGAAGCAATGGATGGTTGTGCCACATGACAGTCTTGAGTATCGGGTGAGAATCCTATATTTTTTAGGTTATTCATTTGGCAATGCAGCTCCAGAAGTCACGAGACCATGTCCTTGTTGCAAATGCATAAACTCATTGAGTCATGATCGTGAGACAGTACACGAACATCTGATGATAAATGGTATCTTACAAGATTATCACATCTGGAATTTTCATGGAAAAAAACTAATTGTACCTTAAATAAGAATGTAATTTTTGGTAAGAATAATGAATCAAAACCAAATGTGAGAATAAAAACAGGATCAATTGAACAAATGTGGAGAAAACAAAGCATATTTTTTTAGCCTTCCATACTAGAAATTTAATTTGATCCGATATAATTTAGACCctatgcatattgaaaaaaatatttgcgACAATGCCTTTGTGTACCCGAGTTTCAGTCAGGGTGGGAAACGAGCGATTTTGGGAGGTCTGAAGGCGAAAATTAGGAAACCTCCTATTTCCCTCTCTCTGTCTTATGGAAACCCTAGGCGGTCCGAAACCCTTCGGCTCTGCTTCGCCCCATCGTCGATGGTGCTCGCAGCGGAGGAGTTCTTCCACGAGGAGGAGGTCGAGCACCCCGTGCACTACCTGTCACTCGACCGAGTGTACTCCTACTCCGTTCCCTGCGCCAACCCTAACGGATCCTCCTCCGTCACGTCCAAGAAAGTGAAGGCCAGGATGACTGGCGAGTCAGAGGGTGGGGGGCGAGGAGGCGGGTTGGAAGGATAAACCCTCAGATGTCGGGCTTGTGAAAATGTACAATTGCAAGATCTCTCAAATATTAATTAAgggatttaattaaaaataaaatcaatagagGTCACACGAATAACTAAGGAATGCATTcgtaaattttctatgaattataggaaaattttaagatttaactGGAATGGATATGACACCTTTTTAAGATGATAGAAACACATCATATACCGAGAGTTAATTTACCTCAGTTAACCGAAGTAACCTAGGTATAGGTACATACGGGACATCACGCCGCCACCTCACATCCCCGAAATCGCCGAAACCATCGCTCCTCTCCATGAAATTGCCAACCTTGTGCCTTGCATCttctctgttggtgcaatttccagtaggtcaaggttgacctagttgaccaagcgtaaaccttggtcatggtttcgatgtttgacaatacagaaagacatgtagacatggacaatgcaggtgcagttgtccatgcaggGAGAtattgatcagggtctgatcaggttggatgaagaagagtcaagtaggtcaaggttgaccggatacttgactgggaagtcctaactgggatgttaggcagttcggaaagtcctggtgagtaaaatcaggcagttcggaaagtcctggtgagtgaagccaggcagtcgggaaatcctagtgagtaaagccaggtgaaaatcctagtgagtgaagctaggtgaaagtgaaagtcctggtgagtgaagccaggcaggggaaaaacctggtgagtgaagccaggcagatggaaactcctggtgagtgaagccaggcagttggaaagtcctggtgagtgaagccaggcagatggaaagtcctgatgagtgaaaccaggcagttggaaagtcctggtgagtgaagccaggcagttggaaagtcctggtgagtgaagccaggcaagggaaatccagataggtcaaggttgaccagacatctggtgaaaagtccaagcagggagcttggcacaagaaaagtccaagtatggagacttggcacggaaaagtccaagaagggagcttggcacgggagaagtccaagtatggaagcttggcatgggaagtcagagagggctcggtagctcggtagctcggtagctcggtagctcggtagctcgtagctcggcagctcgctctctggactaggtcagagagggctcggtagctcgttctctggaccggatggagtcggagagggctcggtagctcggtagctcggtagcccggtagctcggtagctcggtaacTCGGTaactcggtagctcggtagctcgtagctcggcagctcgctctccggactaggtcagagagggctcggtagctcgttctctggaccggatggagtcggagagggctcggtagctcggtagctcattctcggaCCGgacggtcggagagggctcgggtcgttctccggactaggtcgagagggctcgagtGGCTCGGTGGCTCggtgatcggtccagtgaccgatcaagAACAAATGTAATGCTTCAGGATTatccgatcggtccgagaccgatcgagcaaacaagaagaagaaggagaaggcgatcggtccggggaccgatcagactcctcctagACAGGGTCCAGGCTTAGctcgatcggtccccaagaccgatcagggacagtgtggatcgatcaggttggagcctgatcggtccagaactatccgttggctcacaacggtcttctgtcttctgctgtcttctggcttcttcttcacaggtggatgcaggttataaaaggagatcgagggctgctacagtttgtttcttcttctccgaagcttctgcttcttcttgatcttcttcttgcttctgcaagttattgcttctgctcgcgtgagcttcctcgacttcttcgaccGGTTTCAactgctgctgtgattctgtgaagttggtgcttcatctacagatttcagtcgacgacgagaaggcaagcaagagttgttatattcatctttatatttgtatcttgctgtgcttcttgtacttgtactctcatcttgctgttgcaagagtttgtggtgaggtttctccacccagaaggagttcttattagccggttttccggggactcatccaccgacggattgataggcttcgtccaccttacggacatgccgaggagtaggagtttcatctccgaacctcattacatcgtcgagttcgagtttgaggtttgatctttcctttttgcgtttctatttagttatttccgctgcgctaaccctaatcgtaggaagaaacgcgaagaatttggggtcggctattcacacccccctctctagccgcgaccatcgatcctaacattcTCCGCCACACCGACGGAGCACCTCACCGCAGCTCAAGCGTGGGCTGAGCTTGGCAACCCGTAGCCATCTTCCGTGGAGGACACTGATCGGGCAAGATCACCGTCCGCACGGTAACACAGAGCGAGGATTGCGGCTACAGGCACAAGAAGCGAAAGGCAAGTACATCCTATATATTGATATGAACTCCATGAAGTAGAGGATAGATCCTCGGATTTATAGTGATGGTCTGGTATGATGGTTTCCTGGTTGAATGAGCTGCGAATCGAAGTTTTGTGTTGTTCTTGCTCCGCCCTAGGTTTCTTCTCGAGTTTTGGCAATGAATTTTGGGTACTGTGAGGTAGAGGATAAGAACTAGGGAGGATTTGATAGGCATTCCAAAGATGTTCTTGATGTTCATGCTTGTTCTTGTCGTATCGTGCGGTTCCTTGCAGATTTCCGTAACTTCTCGTTTCCTCTTGCAATCCATTTTGTTTCCAGCCATGATTTGGGGGCTTTTGAACGAATTTGATGTGTCGTGTTGTTCTCATTGGTTAGGTTTGGTTAATTCCTGTTGTGGAAGTTTTAAGCCTCGATCGATGAGGTACTTGTTGACCCATTGCTTCGGAAATGTTGAACAAATTTTGGGACCTTGATCAatgatgttcttgtgatttaTTGCTTCGGTAACTTTGAACGGATTTGGGAATGTGTGGTTTCAATTTGATCAAGTGTTGTTTCTCTGGTTAACTGTGGTTTTTTTGTGGATTTAATTCGAGGTGTGCTGCTTTATTTCATAACTTGGGATGATGAGGATTTCATTGCCAGGTTGTACAGTTTTGCAGATAGCTGTGGTTTTGGTGGGGATGCAATTTGATGCTATTTTGTTCCTGTGAATGGCCTTGGTTTTGTTGTGTTGTTCTTTGATTAGTTGTGTATGTTGAGAACTGAATTAGAAGTCGTTATCATGATCTTTGGTTTTGTGGATAGTTTTAGTGGGTTATGAATTGATTTCAATGTAGTTCTTTCTCCTTGTGAAGGCTTTGGATTGTTCTCGTAGGGCTAGTTTCGGATTTCATTGCAAGTATTTATTTAGGTACATAATTCGGTTGTTTCCTTTCAAATATTGATACATGTTAGGTGCTGAATTTCCATTTCTTATCGCTCTCTTTCATGGATGAATGTTTCTGTGGTTTGCACCTTGTGATGGGAATTCGAAGGGTATTCTTCTAGTTTGATAACTGCTATTGGTGCTGAATTCTTTTCCTTTAGCTCTCATTTATGTATTGCAagcttttagtttttattatcttTGTTATTGAGGATTTGATTCTAGTGTTGCTTTGCACTTACTTCTGTTATGTATGCATGGCTAGCTTAAATGTTGGGTCAGTTTGTTGATGTAGCTTTGTTAAGTAAATTTGAAAGATGATGACTAATATTGGAAGCTAAGTTAGTTCATGCTACTGGCAAGGGAATGTTTGAACAGAACTTGGTAGAATGGAATTGAAAGATGCTGAGTAATTGGAAGCTAAGTTAGGTGCTTCCTCTGTTCTTGTAGGTTGGAAATTGAAGGTGTAGATCCACATGCATTGATTGGGTTGGAATGCAAGGCAAGTAATTCCCATGACTGTCTGAGTATCCGACTAAATGATTTTCTGTGGATATCAGCTTTTAACTGAGCCTTTTCAGGTTCTCTGGCCTATAGATGATGATTGGTACAAGGGTTCCATCACGGAGTACAATTCAGACACCAAGCATCATAGAGTATGTATTGAATTTTGTCTGGTCAATCGTTCATTAATCTCCTAACACCTCTCAAAAACCATCAGTTTGGAAGCTTCACCTTTTGCTTGCTATACATCTTTTCTCTTGTTTAGTTCTTTCGTGGTATTCCGTTAAATGAAATAAGGAGCCTGTGATATGTTCTAGTTCGCTTATGGAAGTTTGAAAGCTCATTTGCTTATATTCTTTCATTCTTCTGATTTTCTTTTTTTCATGATTAGTTGTTGATATGTTAACAGTTAATATGTATTTTCCTACGTATCCCTAAATCGTTACTCAATACACATTATGCCTTATCTTTTAACTCAAACAAACTCAACTTAGTGCAGGTTAAATATGTGGATGATGATGTCGAGCATTTGATTCTCTCAAatgaaaaaataaagttttatttatcttgTGTAGAAATGAAGGATTTATATTGGAAATGTGGTGTCCCCAACTTAGAGAAGAAAGGCCTCAATTACAATGAATTGCTGGCTTTAGCACTTAACTTTCATGATTGTCAAGGTCTTGAACCAGGTGAACTTGTATGGGCAAAACTTACAGGTATGTGTAAATTTATGGTGTAGTTATCTTATATGTTTCTTGCTGATGACAAATTAGGTATTTTTATATACAGTAAATTGAttgaactttgaaaatattttctttatgatTATCTTCATAATTATTTAAAATGTTAGTATTGTAGATGTTGGGATTAAATTTGATGAAAGTTCTCGACACTATTTGAAGATTTAATATGATAGTAatgtaaatttattatttaatacttTACTTTGTTGCATTACATGCTTTGTAGCTAGTGGCTACaaccatgaaaattgtgtaaaaACTTAATATATCCTCAATTTATCTTGAGACTGAATATTGCAAGATCCATCAAGATGCTGCAAGATCCATCAACATAGTCTTTTTGTGTTATTCTCTTGCTCTCACCCTATGACCATCTGTTCTCAAATCTATCTTTGACATTATTTATTAAATCCACATTTTGGTGCTAGTAATATTTAGTTGAAATAATGTACTAAAAAAGGACCAGTTGCCATGAAGGCACAACATTGAGTATTTCATTCTTGTTTTATAATAGGAATTTCTAACATGATTGAATATGCTATTCTTATAATGTAGTTTCATGGAGGAAGCTAGACTATAATAAATATGTGTGATTACTTCATATTTATCTTAGTCACCTGTGCTTGAACATTTTAAATCTGCCACTGGTAGGATTTGGATATGTTTGCTCAAACTGGAGCACAATACAGATATGCTTTTGCGTTAATGAATTATGAGGCCAACTTTTTTCTTGATCTAAGTAGCTTCTAATACATTGCTTCACATTTGATTGCTAGATTGAAATACCAACAGTTGGGACTACTATCATGAATATCATAATTTTGTATTTGTCTTTGCTAGATGGGCTACAGATGTTTGGTACTTGCATAGTCTTCTAAAGAATCTTCTTATTTATATACATTCTCACTGACAGGGCATGCTATGTGGCCAGCAGTTGTTGTTAGTGAATCAAATTTTGGTCCTAAGAATGCTTTGAAGCCCTCCCGGACAAATGAATCTATCCTTGTACAGTTTTTTGGGACTCATGATTTTGCAAGGTTGAGTTCTTATTTAAGAGCTATTGTATTTTACATTATCTCATCAAAGCCATTTTctctactttttttaaaaatctttggaTTGGATACTGAAGATTTCGGATCTTAGAATAAAAGAGGAGCCTTACATGAAAATTGTGCTTCTTTCATAAACCAATATGCGATTATGGATTTGTTATTTTGAATTGTAAGACTATTAAAGGttatttttaataattgtttTACAGGATCAAGTTGAAACAGGCTATTCCGTTTCTCAATGGCCTCTTTTCCTCTTTGCATCTGAAGTGCAAGAAGGCAAGATTTTGTCGAAGCTTGGATGAAGCAAAAAATGTATGTGCTTTCTTTGATATGTGATTTTCCATTCTTTcctttcaaagttaaaaaaatCATACAGCCAATTGCCTGTTGCATCTAGTTTCAGCACTCTCTAAGTTGCTATGTTTCTTTGAACTTCATATAATCCTGCCATTGTTTTGTTGCCATGTTTTTTCTTTCATGTAAGCAAGTTCACTGTATGAAAGTGCATATATACATCTGGCTAATAGCGTGTAGTACACCTATATAATCTTTTCTCTTTATTACTTGTTTGAAGTTGAAAATGACAAGATGCCATAAACGAAATATCTTTTAATGTCATCAGAGCTGCAACTGCTCTATTTGGTTATTGTTTCAAATCCATGAAGGTATGACCATCACAAATAGCTACATAGTGGTATTTGGAAGTACTTTGCTAAAGATGTGCAATAATTGTTCCATGTACAAGCTAACATATGGTGCAATGCATTATTTTCTGATGCGTTTTCGATAGCCAGGACCTTTGTTTAATGTTTTCTTTGTCTATACAATGAAGAAAAATGTA
Above is a window of Zingiber officinale cultivar Zhangliang unplaced genomic scaffold, Zo_v1.1 ctg51, whole genome shotgun sequence DNA encoding:
- the LOC122037477 gene encoding histone-lysine N-methyltransferase TRX1-like — protein: MKDLYWKCGVPNLEKKGLNYNELLALALNFHDCQGLEPGELVWAKLTGHAMWPAVVVSESNFGPKNALKPSRTNESILVQFFGTHDFARIKLKQAIPFLNGLFSSLHLKCKKARFCRSLDEAKNVCAFFDM